The sequence TGACAACATAGTCATAAAATGTGAAAAATGTGGAAACAACATGGAAAGAGAACAATTCGTTTTAGATACATGGCACAATAGCGGAGCTGCCCCATTTGCATCCCTGTCAGACGCGGACTATAATGAACACATTCCAGCACTGTTTCTTACAGAAGGAATAGATCAGACAAGAGGTTGGGCATACACATTACTGATAGAAAATGTGATCTTTAACAATGCTCCAATTGCTCCATTCAAATCATTTTTGTTTCAAGGTCATGTACTTGACAAAAATGGTAACAAAATGAGCAAGAGTAAAGGAAATGTAATGGACGCATCAGAATTACTTGGAAAGTATTCTGTAGATTTGATAAGGCTGTACTTTATGTGGAAATCAAGTCCAATAGAACCAATTAATTTTAGCACAGACGAGATGACATCAAGACCATATCAAATACTCAGCACGTTGTATCACTTGCATCTTTATTTTAAACAAAATAGCGAGTACGACAAATATGATAACAAAATTTACGATATTAAATGGTCAAAAGATAAGAACATTCTAAAAGAATCAGAGATTTGGGCCTTATCAAAACTACAAAAATTAATCACATCAGTTACAGAGTCACTTGACAAGTGTAGATTTCATGAAGCTGCAAGAGCAATAGACGACTATTTGATAAATTCAGTAAGTCAAGTCTACATTCCAATCACAAGAGAAGAGTTGTGGGCAGAAGATGAATCACAAAAAGAAAGACGATTTGCAATTTATGCAACACTTGCAGAGATATTAAAGACATTAGACATATTACTACATCCAATTTGTCCTTTTACAACCCAATATCTTTACAGAACAATATTTTCAGATAAGGAAAATATATTATTAGAAGATTTTCCCATTCCGCAGACAGCCCTAACCAACGACAGTGTTGAAGAAGCCTTTGATCTAATGAAAGAATCAGTATCAATATCCGCAGCAGCTAGAATGAAAGGCAAGCTAAAGAGAAGATGGCCACTTGAAGAAGCAATAATTTGTGTAAGTCCAGGTCAAAAAACTAAGATAGAATCATTATCAGAGTTATTGCGTTCACAACTTAATGTAGAAAAATATAATGTTGTAGAGATACCAAAATCCGACGGGTTGGAATTAGTATCAAACCTATTGCGTGCACAACTTCCAATAACTCCCAAAGTTGAACTTGAGCGAAAGAAAATAGGCCCAAAGGCAAAACAAGACATGGGCAAATTACTTGACAAATTCTCAAATACAGATCCTGCCACGATAGTTGACAGCCTCTTGAAAAGTGGTTCCTATGTTTTTGATCTCGGAGACAACAAATTGGAATTATTAAAAGAAGATTTCATTGTAAGCTATTTAGAAAAAGAAGGATTTGCCACATCAAACAGAGACTCGCTCATTGTATTCATAAGCACCACAAGGAATCGCGACATGTTATCAAGAGGTCTAATAAGAGACATTGCACGCAGACTTCAAGTATTAAGAAAGGAGAGAGGATACACACCTACAGATATTCTAGAAGCTGCATACATTTTGGGTCTTGATGAAGAATCACTAGATATGACAAAAGAGAAACAGTCAGATCTTGCATATTTGGTGCGAGTAAAAAGGATAGAGTTTGAGGACAAGGCTAAAAACTACAAAGATGAAGACTTGGATGGTCAAAAGATTCGAATCTCGGTTGAGTAGTGATTCATCCATTGTATTAAATAATAAAAAATATCATCGTATCTTATGCCCAAACAGATAACCCTAGATGGTTGGCTCATATCACATTTTTCAGTTTTATTAAAAAAAGCATCATCGTATGTTACCAAGACAAAGGTTCCTCTAGTGTTATACCGAAATACAATAGAGGAGGAAGGCGAAGCATATCAAGAAACAGTGTGCACCATAACTGAGGGATATATCATAGTACAAGTAATCACATCAGGAGGCGGAGTAGTGCCTAGTTTCCAACAACAGTTTGTCTTCACATTGGAAGAGTTTCCAAATTGGCTTATGAAGAAGAGCAAAGACTTGTTTCTCCAATGTGTAGATGTCCTTGAAGAACAGTTCAGTTAGATTCCAATTTACAATATATCACAAAATTATATTTTTATGATAATGAGGCTTAAAAATAGCCACACTAGAGATAAAATCAGTTTTGGGGCCATACCAGGCAAGAGGGTGTCATTTGACACTCGGTACTGACCCCAAAACATTTCATCGTATTTTCATACGAACCTTTAGTTGCAAACAACATACTACTATAATTGCATTATGCATAGTATCCCATAATTAAGAAAGAAAACAAATGAATTTGAAATACAATTACCATGGATCAGATCACCGCGTAGAAAGAAAATACAGCAAACAGATTATAAAGACCATAAAAATGAAAACTCACAAATGCGATTATTAGAATACCAAGCAAAATCTTTGTTTGCAGAGTATAACATTCCCATTCCAAAAGGATTGACATCTACCAATATTGAACAAGGTAGAAAAGATGCAACTACGCTTGGATTTCCATTTGTAATAAAGGCACAGATGGCAGTAGGTGGAAGAGGAAAAGCAGGTGCAATTCAGAAATGCCAGAATGCAGATGAATTTGAATTAAAGTATCCAGATATAATGCAGAAGGTTGTCAAAGGAGAAAAAACCAGGGCAATACTGCTTGAGAAAATGGCAGATATTAAAAAAGAGCTATATTTGTCATTGTTCTTGAATAGAGGCAAACGCTGCTATACAATAATTGCATCAGGTGAAGGAGGTGTTGAAATAGAATCTGTTAAAAACCAAGTGATTCGAGAGGTTGGACTTGGTAATGTGGATGCAAAAACTGCAGAAGAAGTAGGAAAACAAATAGGATTGAAGGACAGACCTTTATCTCAATTTGTAGATATATTACAAAAATTAGCCAAGATCACAGTAGAAAAAGAGACAGAACTAGCAGAGATAAACCCATTAGCAATTCTTGGAGACGAATCAGTTGTTGCATTAGACGGCAAGGTCATCATAGATGACAATTCAATGTTCAGACATGATGAATTACGTAAATTCCAAGAGGTTTCAGAGCTTGAAGAAAGGGCAGAAAAAAGTGGGTTTTCACTTGTTGAATTAGATGGAAACATAGCAGTTGTAGGAAACGGCGCAGGATTAGTCATGTCTACTCTAGACATGTTATCAGATAATGGTGGAAAACCAGCTTGCTTTTTAGATGTAGGTGGAGGAGCTACAACAGAAACAGTGTATGAGGCACTCACATTAATCAGTAAAATGAAAAAAGTTAAGGGAATATTGGTAAATCTGTACGGAGGAATTGTGAAAACTACTACAGTTGCAACTGCATTCATTAAAGCATATGATGACAAGGTCATTGATCTTCCAGTATTTGCAAGAATGTCAGGTGCAGAAGCAGACAAATCAAAAGAAATGCTAAAAGGGTCAAGAACAAAGATGTTTGACACTATTGAAGAAGCAATAAATGCAGCAGTAATTGAGATGAATAAAAATGGTTGATCTTTTTGAATTACTAATTGGAAAGGAAGGAGACAAGGACTTCAAAAAGAAGCCAGTCATAGTGCAAGGCATCACAGGTAAGTTTGGAGCATTTCATACCCAGCAAATGTTGGCATATGGAACAAACATAGTAGCAGGAGTTACACCTGGAAAAGGCGGACAAAAACTAGAGGGTGTTCCAATATACGAAACAATGAAAGAAGCTGTAGATGCCACTGGTGCTAAAATTTCAATAATATTTGTACCAGCCAAATTCTTCTTGTCAGCTGCAGTAGACGCATTAGAATCAGGAATAAAACTATTGATTGCAATACCAGAACATGTACCTATCAGAGATGCATTAACTGTAGTAGAGCTTGCAAAGAAAAAAGATGCCATAGTAATAGGTCCAAACACTCCAGGAATCATAGTTCCCGGAGTAATGAAGATAGGAATCATGCCAGCATCCCCATTCAAGCAAGGAAGAATTGCAGTAATTTCCAGAAGTGGTACGTTGATGTATGAAGCATCACATAATTTGTCAGTTGCCAATTTTGGTCAGAGCATATGCCTTGGAATTGGAGGCGATCCCATTAATGGAACACCGCTAATTGAGGCATTTGACACAATAAGAAATGGTGCAAATATCGACGGTATTGTTGTAGTGGGAGAAATAGGAGGAGACGCAGAAGAAATGTTAGCTCAGCACATAATTGATACAAAATTTGACAAACCAGTTGTGGCATACATTGCAGGAAGAGCAGCTCCAAAAGAAAAGAGAATGGGACATGCAGGTGCCATAGTATATGGAAACTATGGGTCTGCAGAATCAAAGGTTGCCATGTATGCAAAAGCAAATGTACCAGTAGCCAAAAGACCAGCCGAGGTATCCATGCTCCTAGCAGGAAAAATAGGAAAAGGTAGAATCAAATAGCAGGAGATAAAAGAAAAAAGAAATGCCAATTACAGATCCACTTAAGAAATCAATAGCCCAAAAGGCAAGACTTCACTTCAAAGTCTGTTTTTCATGCGGTGCAAAAAACCCAATCAGTGCATCCAGATGCCGCAAATGTAGAAACATATACCTTAGACTAAAGAACCGAACTTTAGGAATCAAAAAGTAGCCTAACAGTCTCCGCCGCAGCCACAACTATCTTGAACAAATTTCAGAGGGTTTTTGGCGTCATATTTTGCTTTTTGATAATGCGCAGCATTAAGAATTCTTTCAGACAGGGAAGGATTTTCTCCCATATTAGCTGCAAGCCAATCTTCAATCTCACCAATCTTATACACGTCACCATTTGACAATATTTCCTTGAATGTGTTTTTGAAAAGATCTTGAGAATCATCAGATGGAATAATGGATTTTAAATGGTTTAACAGGACAAGTGATTTTTCTGAAAGAGGCATGAATTAACAAATATATATTAAGTATAAGAATTTTCCAGGATTTCTTGATATATATGGAACTGCAAGATTTTGTGAAACATGTTTGTAATCAACTTTAAAAATTATGAAGAAATAGCAGGCGAGAATGCAACAAGATTAACAAAAATTGCTACAGAAGTTGCAAAAAAATACGAAATAACCATTGCCGTATGTCCACCGCAACATTTGCTTTCCGAGATATCAAAAATTTCTTCTAATGTTTTTGCCCAACATCTTGACAATTCAAAAATAGGTAGTACTACAGGTTTTGTAATACCAGAAATTGTAAAAAAATCCAACGCCAAAGGTTCCCTGATAAATCACAGTGAACACCGAATACCACCAAAGGAGATTGAAGATCTAGTCAACAGACTACGAAATTTAGGCATGATATCAATTGTTTGTGTACAAGATGTAAAAGAGGCTCAAATGTATGCCAAACTCAATCCAAATTATATTGCCATAGAACCTCCTGAACTCATAGGCAGTGGCAAGGCAGTATCAAAAGAAAAACCAGAAATAATTACAGAATCAGTGCAGGCAGTAAAAGAAGCAAACAATTCCACTCAATTATTATGCGGTGCTGGAATTGTATCAGGCGAAGATGTATCACAAGCATTAAAGCTTGGCGCAAAAGGAATATTGGTTGCAAGCGGGATTGTAAAATCAACAGACTGGCAAAAATCCATAGAAGAGTTTGCAGTAGAGTTTACCAAAAAATAAATTCCACTTATAGAACCTTTTGCATGAATAATATATACGCCTAAAATCAAAACATCGCATGACTGTTGAAAGTGACATACTAGAAGAATTAAAGAAAATCAGGGAAGCAGTAACACCAAAACCCGCTCCACCTGCACCGCCAGCACCCAAGGGACTCGTTGCAGAGTTCAAAGACTTCATAGGAAAAGCAGGAGTTCTCGGACTAGCAATAGGTTTCATAATGGGAACTGTAATTGGAAGAGTCGTAACAGCTCTTGTACAGGATCTAATCATGCCAATCCCTAGTGCATTCATAGAAGGAGGAGATTGGAGAAAAGCATCAGTTACCATACCAGTAGGAAATGGTATGACTTTTGGAATAGGGGATTTCATAGGGGTGGTAATTGATTTTCTCATAATTGCCTTTGTCATCTTCATGATAGCAAAGTTTGGACGAAAGGCTGGCCTGAAATAGGCTTTCACCTATTTTTTCAACCATACTATCAAACCACCTTAAAGAAGACTGAAATATTGAATTGTTGCTTTATCTCGCATAATGCTTCCAAGATTAGAATCAATAAAGCAAGCAAGAATCAAGATAGGATTGACTCAGCAAAAGCTTGCATCCCTTACTGGAGTTAGCACATCCATGATAAACCAAATTGAGTCTGGAAGGTGTCAGCCAAGTTATTCCACTGCTAGAAAGATATTCGAAGTATTATGGTCACTAGATAGTCAGTCATCCACCAAGGCAGGAGACATATGCAGCAAAGATGTTGCAAAACTCAAATCTACAGATTCATTGCATGATGCGATAAAAAAAATGCAAGAGTTATCCATAAGTCAAATACCAATATTTGAAGGGATAGAGGTAGTAGGTGTAATAACAGAAGATGGAATTGTAAAACACATACTAGATAATGATGAAACAGAGAGAAAGAGAATCAAACTATCTGAAATAATGGAGCCAAGACCACCCATAGTGGATTACAATACTCCAGTCAAGACACTAGTATCACTAATACGATATTCAAAATGTGTATTGGTATCAAGACAAAGTAAAATTGTAGGAATAATTACTGCATCAGACACTCTAAAGCTTGTGGACTAGCAGTTTAGCAAGTTAGAAAATAAGGACGTTTCCAGATTATGATTTTGGGTGAGAACACAATTCGGCCAACACGCCGTTCAATGATTTTGGGTGCATGAATATAATTTTCGTTCCCCGTGAACCAGGCCTTATTTCCCCAAGGAATCTTATTCCACATGTTTTCATTCTATCAACTTCTTTTTCTATTCCCTCAGTTTCCAGTGCAATGTGGTGCAATCCCTCTCCTTTTGTAGTCAGAAATTTTTTGATGGGGCTTGATTCTTTTGTTGCTTCCATTAATTCAATTCTAGAATTATTCAAATGCAATATTGCTACTCTGACTCCTTCTGATTCTACAGTTTCAAATTCTACATCATGAATTGCTAATGCTTCTTTGTATTGTTTTACTGATTCGTCCAGATTATTTACTGCAATAGCAACATGATCAAGTCGCATTTTAGAAGGTCTCCTTTGGTTGGTATATTCCAAATACTCCCCTGAAAGTATTGCTTATTTCTCCCAGGGTAGCGTAATTTTTAACAGCATCCAGGATATAGGGCATGAGATTTTCGTCTTTGTCAGCAGCAGTTTTCATCTTTTCAAGAGCATGGCTAACTTTTACATTGTCACGTGTGCTTCGTAGTTCTTTTAGCTGTTGGGTTTGTTGAGTTTGTATACTATCATCGATTTTCATAATTTCTGGTTTTTCTTTTGTAGGATCTGTGAATTTATTGACACCAACTATGACTCTTTCTTCTCCATCAATTTCCTTCTTTAGTCTGTAAGCATTTTGCCTAATTTCAGATTGGAAGAATCCTCGTTCAATTCCAACAAGTGATCCTCCCATCCTATCGATTTTTTTCAGGTACTTGTCGACTTCTGCTTCTATGACATCAGTCAAGTTTTCCACATAGTAAGAGCCTGCAAGAGGATCAACTGTCTTTGTTATTCCACTTTCATATCCAACTATTTGTTGTGTTCTCAAAGCTATTTTTACTGCAGCTTCTGTCGGTAGTGCAAGTGCTTCATCTTTTGAGTTAGTATGAAGAGACTGACATCCTCCAAGGACTGCAGCCATTGATTGGATTGCTACCCGGATGATATTATTATCAGGTTGCTGAGCTGTAAGAGATTCTCCACTTGTTTGAACATGGAATTTTAGCTGTATTGATCGTTTGTCTTTTGCATGGAATCTATCTTTCAAGATTTTAGCATAGATTCTTCGAGCAGCACGGAATTTAGCAATCTCTTCGAGAAACTCGCTAGTGCAACAGAAAAAGAAGGAAAGTCTTGGAGCAAATGCGTCTATTTTTAATCCACGGTCAACACAAGTCTCAATGTACTCTATTGCGTTAGCAAGAGTAAAAGCAACTTCCTGTATTGCATTACAACCAGCTTCTCTCATGTG comes from Candidatus Nitrosotalea sinensis and encodes:
- the mce gene encoding methylmalonyl-CoA epimerase, yielding MRLDHVAIAVNNLDESVKQYKEALAIHDVEFETVESEGVRVAILHLNNSRIELMEATKESSPIKKFLTTKGEGLHHIALETEGIEKEVDRMKTCGIRFLGEIRPGSRGTKIIFMHPKSLNGVLAELCSHPKS
- the sucD gene encoding succinate--CoA ligase subunit alpha, which codes for MVDLFELLIGKEGDKDFKKKPVIVQGITGKFGAFHTQQMLAYGTNIVAGVTPGKGGQKLEGVPIYETMKEAVDATGAKISIIFVPAKFFLSAAVDALESGIKLLIAIPEHVPIRDALTVVELAKKKDAIVIGPNTPGIIVPGVMKIGIMPASPFKQGRIAVISRSGTLMYEASHNLSVANFGQSICLGIGGDPINGTPLIEAFDTIRNGANIDGIVVVGEIGGDAEEMLAQHIIDTKFDKPVVAYIAGRAAPKEKRMGHAGAIVYGNYGSAESKVAMYAKANVPVAKRPAEVSMLLAGKIGKGRIK
- a CDS encoding 50S ribosomal protein L40e produces the protein MPITDPLKKSIAQKARLHFKVCFSCGAKNPISASRCRKCRNIYLRLKNRTLGIKK
- the tpiA gene encoding triose-phosphate isomerase, with product MFVINFKNYEEIAGENATRLTKIATEVAKKYEITIAVCPPQHLLSEISKISSNVFAQHLDNSKIGSTTGFVIPEIVKKSNAKGSLINHSEHRIPPKEIEDLVNRLRNLGMISIVCVQDVKEAQMYAKLNPNYIAIEPPELIGSGKAVSKEKPEIITESVQAVKEANNSTQLLCGAGIVSGEDVSQALKLGAKGILVASGIVKSTDWQKSIEEFAVEFTKK
- a CDS encoding acyl-CoA mutase large subunit family protein — encoded protein: MKPKSIKTDSNIPVKRFYDSKIKPKSKSEEPGKYPYTRGIHPGMYRDRLWTMRQYTGFGTAEQTNQRFKYLLERGQTGLSMAFDLPTQIGYDADDSHAEGEVGKVGVSITSLKDMMKCFNGIPLDKVSTSMTINSTASTLLSLYIATGEKQGVDSKQLRGTTQNDILKEYIARNTYIYPPRPSMRLIGDMIEYCSKKVPQWYPISISGYHMREAGCNAIQEVAFTLANAIEYIETCVDRGLKIDAFAPRLSFFFCCTSEFLEEIAKFRAARRIYAKILKDRFHAKDKRSIQLKFHVQTSGESLTAQQPDNNIIRVAIQSMAAVLGGCQSLHTNSKDEALALPTEAAVKIALRTQQIVGYESGITKTVDPLAGSYYVENLTDVIEAEVDKYLKKIDRMGGSLVGIERGFFQSEIRQNAYRLKKEIDGEERVIVGVNKFTDPTKEKPEIMKIDDSIQTQQTQQLKELRSTRDNVKVSHALEKMKTAADKDENLMPYILDAVKNYATLGEISNTFRGVFGIYQPKETF
- the ileS gene encoding isoleucine--tRNA ligase is translated as MQLSTDFDPKKIEDIVKTQTSELDLEKLIFQSQNKTKKIAFIEGPPTMNGTPHAGHLRGRIMKDLWYRYMTLRGYKVIFNAGWDTQGLPVELQAEKELGITGGKSQVIESVGIEKIVNECKKIVYRFNEKWVEMDKLLGMSFNQKNAYWTYKDKYIEREWKYLKKALELGILSESYKVVAYCPSCQTSLSHAEVNQGYDTVVDPSLYYKVKLKDEDAYLIVWTTMPFTLVTDTMVGLNPDENYTYVKIAAETWIVAEKRLVEFMKETKTDEYTIIKTVRGDAFEEKKYIHPLLDQISGLEEFSKSDKFHIAVAESFVDIQTGSGLVHLSPANGEEDFEIASKRKIPIFNPIDDEAKFTKQAGIYSGLFVRDADEKIVEALREKGALVKIGKIKHQYPLCWRSQHKLLWLARRGFFYFLDRLGDKAVKAAENVEYFFEPPRNRFLEIIKDKHPWCISRERVWGCPLPVWNCKNCNHNKWFFSRNDIIKSASELPDGPNFELHKPWIDNIVIKCEKCGNNMEREQFVLDTWHNSGAAPFASLSDADYNEHIPALFLTEGIDQTRGWAYTLLIENVIFNNAPIAPFKSFLFQGHVLDKNGNKMSKSKGNVMDASELLGKYSVDLIRLYFMWKSSPIEPINFSTDEMTSRPYQILSTLYHLHLYFKQNSEYDKYDNKIYDIKWSKDKNILKESEIWALSKLQKLITSVTESLDKCRFHEAARAIDDYLINSVSQVYIPITREELWAEDESQKERRFAIYATLAEILKTLDILLHPICPFTTQYLYRTIFSDKENILLEDFPIPQTALTNDSVEEAFDLMKESVSISAAARMKGKLKRRWPLEEAIICVSPGQKTKIESLSELLRSQLNVEKYNVVEIPKSDGLELVSNLLRAQLPITPKVELERKKIGPKAKQDMGKLLDKFSNTDPATIVDSLLKSGSYVFDLGDNKLELLKEDFIVSYLEKEGFATSNRDSLIVFISTTRNRDMLSRGLIRDIARRLQVLRKERGYTPTDILEAAYILGLDEESLDMTKEKQSDLAYLVRVKRIEFEDKAKNYKDEDLDGQKIRISVE
- a CDS encoding MscL family protein; protein product: MTVESDILEELKKIREAVTPKPAPPAPPAPKGLVAEFKDFIGKAGVLGLAIGFIMGTVIGRVVTALVQDLIMPIPSAFIEGGDWRKASVTIPVGNGMTFGIGDFIGVVIDFLIIAFVIFMIAKFGRKAGLK
- a CDS encoding CBS domain-containing protein codes for the protein MLPRLESIKQARIKIGLTQQKLASLTGVSTSMINQIESGRCQPSYSTARKIFEVLWSLDSQSSTKAGDICSKDVAKLKSTDSLHDAIKKMQELSISQIPIFEGIEVVGVITEDGIVKHILDNDETERKRIKLSEIMEPRPPIVDYNTPVKTLVSLIRYSKCVLVSRQSKIVGIITASDTLKLVD
- a CDS encoding succinate--CoA ligase subunit beta, producing MRLLEYQAKSLFAEYNIPIPKGLTSTNIEQGRKDATTLGFPFVIKAQMAVGGRGKAGAIQKCQNADEFELKYPDIMQKVVKGEKTRAILLEKMADIKKELYLSLFLNRGKRCYTIIASGEGGVEIESVKNQVIREVGLGNVDAKTAEEVGKQIGLKDRPLSQFVDILQKLAKITVEKETELAEINPLAILGDESVVALDGKVIIDDNSMFRHDELRKFQEVSELEERAEKSGFSLVELDGNIAVVGNGAGLVMSTLDMLSDNGGKPACFLDVGGGATTETVYEALTLISKMKKVKGILVNLYGGIVKTTTVATAFIKAYDDKVIDLPVFARMSGAEADKSKEMLKGSRTKMFDTIEEAINAAVIEMNKNG